The Desulfuromonadaceae bacterium genome contains the following window.
AGATTAAAATTAAGCGCTACTAGTAAAGCTATCCTTTGCAGAGCATGGATTCTGCCTGCTGTGCCGTTTTGTTTTAATGCGAGCAAGGTCTTTTTTGAAACCATTTATGACCTGTCAACTATTCATTTTTCAACGCTTTCAGTGTGTTTTTAACGATGTTTGAAAAGCGTATACTGTGTACAAATTTAAGTTGACAGTTGCGGTTTTCAGGTGGTAGATAATCCTTATCGTTTTCTCGTTGGATTATGTGGCTGTTTTCGGCTTCCGTTTTCGTCAATAAGAAATCACAAACGAATAAAATTTAATGGAGAGTGGTGCGGGCCACCAGAGAGAGCGTGTCGTTTCCCGTAGGCACAACGACACATGGTCTGTTGGACGTCAGGGTACAGTCGGAGTTTCCGTATGATGCGGTTCTCTAATTCTTGATGAGGGAAAAAACATGCAACTGACAGAAAATTCGGTAGGCAGAAAGCTGTTGATGGCGGTAACCGGGGCATTGTTGCTTGGTTTCGTCATCGTCCATTTACTGGGGAACAGCTCAGTGTTTCTTGGTCCCGACGGGATCAACTCATATGCTGAGCATCTCCGCAGCCTCGGTCCGATTGTCTGGGTATTTCGCCTGGTCATGTTGGGCCTTATCGTGGTGCACATCTGGTTTGGTGTTTCATTGACGCTGGAAAACAGCGCTGCTACACCGGTCGGGTACGCGTCTCAAGAGTATCGTCGCGCGACCTTCAGCAGTCGGACGATGATTTATACCGGTGTTGCGCTGTTGGCATTCATCATTTATCACTTGTTGCACTTTACCGTGCAGATTACTGATGTGGAATTTGCTGCGCGGCAGAATATGGACGCAATTAATCGTCCTGACGTGTTCGGCATGGTGGTTAACGGCTTTAAACAGACGTTTACCATGGTTTTGTACGTCGTTGCGATGATTGTGCTTTTTCTGCACCTGAGCCACGGTGTCCAGAGCATTCTGCAAACTGTGGGTCTGAATAATAACAAGAGTCTTCCGGTGGTTACGCTCGCAGGCAAGGGCCTGGCTTTCGTTTTGCTGCTGGGCTATATTTCGATTCCGATTCTCATCATTGCTGGCATCGTAAAGATTTAGGGGGTATAACAGTGATACTCGATGGAAAAGCACCTACTGGTCCAATTGAAACTTCCTGGGACCGTTATCGTTTTGATACCAAACTTGTTAACCCGGCGAATAAACGCAAGTACAAAATCATTATGGTCGGTTCCGGCTTAGCCGGTGGCGCTGGCGCTGCGACGCTGGGTGAGCTTGGCTATAACGTTGACTGCTTCTGTTATCAGGATAGTCCGCGTCGTGCCCACTCGATTGCTGCTCAGGGCGGTATCAACGCGGCTAAAAACTACCCGAATGATGCCGACAGTGTGCGTCGGCTCTTTTATGACACCATAAAGGGCGGCGACTTCCGCGCCCGTGAAGCGGACGTTTGGCGTCTGTCTCAGGTGTCCAACAACATTATTGACCAGTGTGTTGCGCAGGGTGTTCCTTTTGCCCGCGATTATGCCGGTTATCTTGATACCCGCTCCTTCGGCGGTGCTCAGGTTTCGCGAACCTTTTATGCTCGCGGTCAAACCGGTCAACAGCTTCTGCTTGGCGCTTATTCTGCTCTATCCCGCCAGATCAAAGCTGGTACGGTGAAGATGTATACCCGTCGTGAAATGCTTGATCTCGTTGTGGTTGATGGCGTTGCTAGGGGGATTACCGTACGCAACCTGGTTACTGGTGAGATGGAATCTCATTGGGCTGATGCTGTCTGTCTGGCAACTGGTGGCTATATGAATGTCTTCTATCTGTCAACCAACGCCATGGGGAGTTCGGTTACCGCGAGCTGGAAAGCTGCCAAAAAGGGTGCTTACTTCGCCAACCCCTGCTATACCCAAATCCACCCGACTTGTATTCCTGTCGCAGGTGAGCATCAGTCCAAGCTGACTCTGATGTCAGAATCTCTCCGGAATGACGGTCGTATCTGGGTTCCGAAAAAGGCTGGAGATAAACGCCCGGGCAATGAAATCCCGGAAAATGAGCGCGACTATTATCTGGAAAATAAATATCCGGCATTCGGCAACCTGGTGCCGCGGGACGTTGCCTCACGTAACGCCAAACTGATGACCGATGCGAATCGTGGCGTAGGGACAACTGGTCTGGCGGTCTTCCTTGATTACCGTGATGCTATCCAGCGCGTTGGTGAGAAGACAATCAAAGAGCGTTATGGCAATCTCTTTGATATGTATGAAAAAATTACTGACGAAAATGCCTACAAACAACCGATGCGGATCTATCCGGCGCCGCACTACGCGATGGGCGGCTTGTGGGTTGATTACAATCTGCAGAGCAATATCCCTGGTCTCTTCGTCCTTGGTGAAGCCAATTTCTCTGTCCACGGTGCCAACCGTCTCGGCGCTTCGGCACTGATGCAGGGTTTGTCTGATGGCTATTTCGTTATTCCTTACACCATTGCCGGTTATATGGCGACTGTTAAGCCTGGTGAAATCACGTCGGACCACGCGGCATTCAAAGAGTCGATCGATCAGGTTAATGCTCAGACTCAGAAGCTCTTGAACATCAACGGCAAGAAGACTGTCCTTGAGTTTCACCGTGACCTCGGTAAAATCATGTGGGACAACGTTGGGATGGGTCGTTCTAAAGAAAGCCTTAACAAGGCGCTCTCCGAAATTCCCAAATTGCGTGAAGAGTTCTGGCAGAATGTTAAAGTTACGGGCTCCGCCAATGAACTCAATCAGCAGCTTGAAAATGCTGGTCGTGTTGCCGATTTTCTCGAATTCGGTGAAATCCTTGCGGCTGATGCCCTACACCGTGAGGAGTCCTGTGGCGGTCACTTCCGTCTTGAGAGCCAGACTGCTGAGGGCGAAGCGATGCGCGATGATGAGAACTT
Protein-coding sequences here:
- a CDS encoding succinate dehydrogenase cytochrome b subunit, with the protein product MQLTENSVGRKLLMAVTGALLLGFVIVHLLGNSSVFLGPDGINSYAEHLRSLGPIVWVFRLVMLGLIVVHIWFGVSLTLENSAATPVGYASQEYRRATFSSRTMIYTGVALLAFIIYHLLHFTVQITDVEFAARQNMDAINRPDVFGMVVNGFKQTFTMVLYVVAMIVLFLHLSHGVQSILQTVGLNNNKSLPVVTLAGKGLAFVLLLGYISIPILIIAGIVKI
- a CDS encoding fumarate reductase/succinate dehydrogenase flavoprotein subunit — its product is MILDGKAPTGPIETSWDRYRFDTKLVNPANKRKYKIIMVGSGLAGGAGAATLGELGYNVDCFCYQDSPRRAHSIAAQGGINAAKNYPNDADSVRRLFYDTIKGGDFRAREADVWRLSQVSNNIIDQCVAQGVPFARDYAGYLDTRSFGGAQVSRTFYARGQTGQQLLLGAYSALSRQIKAGTVKMYTRREMLDLVVVDGVARGITVRNLVTGEMESHWADAVCLATGGYMNVFYLSTNAMGSSVTASWKAAKKGAYFANPCYTQIHPTCIPVAGEHQSKLTLMSESLRNDGRIWVPKKAGDKRPGNEIPENERDYYLENKYPAFGNLVPRDVASRNAKLMTDANRGVGTTGLAVFLDYRDAIQRVGEKTIKERYGNLFDMYEKITDENAYKQPMRIYPAPHYAMGGLWVDYNLQSNIPGLFVLGEANFSVHGANRLGASALMQGLSDGYFVIPYTIAGYMATVKPGEITSDHAAFKESIDQVNAQTQKLLNINGKKTVLEFHRDLGKIMWDNVGMGRSKESLNKALSEIPKLREEFWQNVKVTGSANELNQQLENAGRVADFLEFGEILAADALHREESCGGHFRLESQTAEGEAMRDDENFTYVGAWEYKGNDKAPELHKEPLQFENIHLAQRSYK